The following coding sequences are from one Brachyhypopomus gauderio isolate BG-103 unplaced genomic scaffold, BGAUD_0.2 sc78, whole genome shotgun sequence window:
- the LOC143492544 gene encoding guanine nucleotide-binding protein G(I)/G(S)/G(O) subunit gamma-13-like gives MEELDESQLRKEVDSRKMQLQIAREKCSISVPELVKWIEEKMSDDPFLNAELLKDNPWVESGKCIML, from the exons ATGGAGGAGTTGGACGAGTCTCAGCTGAGGAAAGAGGTGGACAGTCGCAAAATGCAGCTGCAGATTGCAAGAGAAAAATGCTCCATATCCGTCCCAGA ACTGGTTAAATGGATAGAAGAGAAAATGTCAGATGACCCGTTCCTGAACGCTGAGCTGCTGAAGGACAACCCATGGGTGGAGTCAGGGAAATGCATCATGCTCTAG